Proteins from a single region of Nitrospiria bacterium:
- a CDS encoding patatin-like phospholipase family protein, with protein MFRPFKVGLALGGGGARGISHLGVLSALEKAGVPIDLVAGVSFGAVVGAMYAIQPNIQEIENRITTFVNGPEFKRTRFEFMRHDLNQGKRAGILSKLAHSVKRGVFYGISFTRQAYISEMEFLRVMGHLIDDVDMENTKVPFFTTAADLINGGEYILDKGSLRKAICATCAIPGIFPPMMYGEHLLMDGGWVNPVPVDLLRQKGADFVIAVNASDSVLKVTGFNRGLDLLLRADALVRERLRSHYAKKADVIIQPDVGKVHWADFSRPKEYMQKGKEATETKLEEVKRKIRWGRVRRIFPGNNHRG; from the coding sequence ATGTTTAGACCTTTTAAAGTTGGACTCGCCCTGGGTGGAGGAGGCGCAAGAGGGATTTCCCATCTTGGTGTTTTATCCGCATTGGAAAAGGCGGGGGTTCCCATCGACCTGGTGGCGGGAGTAAGTTTTGGTGCGGTGGTGGGTGCCATGTATGCGATCCAACCCAATATTCAAGAAATTGAAAACAGGATCACCACATTTGTTAACGGTCCCGAATTTAAACGGACCCGATTTGAATTTATGCGGCATGATCTTAATCAAGGGAAACGGGCGGGTATTTTATCCAAGTTGGCTCATTCTGTTAAACGGGGTGTCTTTTACGGAATATCTTTTACACGGCAAGCCTATATATCAGAAATGGAATTTTTACGCGTGATGGGGCATCTCATTGATGATGTGGATATGGAAAATACCAAGGTTCCTTTTTTTACCACGGCGGCGGATCTGATTAACGGGGGAGAGTATATTTTAGATAAAGGATCCTTAAGAAAAGCCATCTGTGCCACCTGTGCCATCCCCGGCATTTTTCCTCCCATGATGTACGGGGAGCATTTATTAATGGATGGGGGTTGGGTCAACCCCGTTCCCGTTGATTTACTCCGTCAAAAGGGTGCTGATTTCGTGATTGCGGTCAATGCTTCCGATTCGGTCTTAAAGGTAACGGGGTTCAACCGAGGATTGGATCTTCTCCTTAGGGCCGATGCGCTGGTCAGGGAAAGACTGAGATCTCATTATGCCAAAAAAGCCGATGTGATTATCCAGCCGGATGTGGGAAAGGTCCATTGGGCGGATTTTAGCCGTCCCAAGGAATATATGCAAAAGGGAAAAGAAGCCACGGAGACCAAACTGGAGGAGGTCAAAAGAAAGATTCGCTGGGGAAGAGTCCGTCGGATATTCCCGGGAAATAATCATAGAGGTTAG
- the trpA gene encoding tryptophan synthase subunit alpha yields the protein MKEDQREGRIEILFKHLRLNQEKAFVPYIMAGDPSLAQTEELVKGLADLGADLIELGVPFSDPIADGPVIQRASVRSLRQKTTLPGILDMVERLRQKVSVPIVLMTYYNPIMKYGEERFVKNALEKGVDGVIIPDLPPEEAGCLMKAGNEEGLDIIFLIAPTTSPSRMRKVAQHSRGFIYYVSLVGITGAKMGAVKDIRRQIESLRKISPLPILIGFGISTPQEASQAASLGDGVVVGSALVRQVEEHLEDGTATQRVLEGAKSLLKSFKK from the coding sequence CTGAACCAGGAAAAGGCTTTTGTTCCCTATATCATGGCCGGGGATCCATCCCTTGCCCAAACGGAAGAACTGGTCAAAGGGCTGGCGGATCTGGGCGCTGACCTGATTGAGTTGGGGGTTCCTTTTTCCGATCCCATTGCGGATGGCCCTGTCATCCAGCGGGCAAGTGTTCGGTCTCTTCGGCAAAAAACAACGCTTCCGGGAATTTTGGATATGGTGGAAAGGCTCCGCCAAAAAGTTTCGGTTCCGATCGTCTTGATGACCTATTACAATCCCATCATGAAATATGGGGAGGAACGTTTTGTAAAAAACGCCCTTGAGAAAGGGGTGGATGGCGTGATCATTCCGGATCTTCCCCCGGAGGAAGCGGGCTGCTTGATGAAAGCGGGGAATGAGGAGGGTTTGGATATCATTTTTTTAATTGCGCCGACCACCTCCCCTTCCAGGATGAGGAAAGTGGCCCAACACAGCCGGGGTTTTATTTATTATGTGTCTCTGGTGGGAATTACAGGGGCAAAAATGGGTGCCGTGAAAGATATCCGACGACAGATTGAATCCCTTCGAAAGATTTCTCCCCTGCCCATTTTGATCGGGTTTGGAATATCCACCCCACAGGAAGCCTCCCAGGCTGCTTCTTTAGGGGACGGGGTGGTGGTGGGATCTGCACTGGTTCGGCAGGTGGAAGAACACCTGGAAGATGGAACTGCCACCCAAAGGGTCCTTGAGGGTGCTAAATCGCTCCTGAAAAGTTTTAAAAAATAG
- a CDS encoding haloacid dehalogenase type II: MLDFNQFEVISFGCYGTLIDWESGILEAFEPFFSRQNIPIEEGSILEFFSKAEAQSESGPYNEYKDVLRGVVRKTAEVFHLNLSTSEDHFLVESLKNWKPFSDTVEALRTLKKRFRLAILSNTDDALFSITAEHLHIKFDWVITAQQVRSYKPSLNFFRFAIQKIGVPSDKILHVGQSMFHDIVPAKNIGLKTVWVDRRRSKNGPGATPSGYARPDLVVPDLKTLALFANSP; encoded by the coding sequence ATGCTTGATTTTAATCAATTTGAGGTAATAAGTTTTGGTTGTTACGGAACGTTAATTGATTGGGAAAGTGGGATATTAGAAGCGTTCGAGCCGTTTTTTTCCAGGCAGAACATTCCCATTGAGGAGGGTTCCATTCTTGAGTTTTTTTCGAAGGCCGAAGCCCAATCTGAGAGTGGACCTTATAATGAATATAAAGATGTTTTAAGGGGGGTTGTACGGAAAACGGCTGAAGTTTTCCATCTGAACCTTTCTACTTCTGAGGATCATTTTCTTGTTGAATCTTTGAAAAACTGGAAGCCCTTTTCCGATACCGTGGAGGCGCTGCGTACCCTGAAAAAACGGTTTCGTTTGGCCATTCTCTCCAATACGGATGATGCTCTTTTTTCAATAACCGCTGAACACCTTCACATTAAGTTTGATTGGGTCATCACCGCCCAGCAGGTTCGCTCCTATAAACCCTCCTTAAATTTTTTCCGCTTTGCCATTCAAAAAATCGGGGTCCCTTCAGATAAAATCCTTCATGTGGGCCAAAGCATGTTTCATGACATCGTTCCCGCAAAAAACATCGGATTGAAAACGGTGTGGGTTGATCGAAGAAGGAGTAAAAACGGTCCCGGCGCAACACCTTCTGGCTATGCCCGCCCTGATCTCGTGGTTCCTGATTTAAAAACCCTGGCCTTATTTGCAAATTCTCCATAA